A genomic stretch from Chelmon rostratus isolate fCheRos1 chromosome 14, fCheRos1.pri, whole genome shotgun sequence includes:
- the slc25a15b gene encoding solute carrier family 25 member 15b, which translates to MAPHPVVQAVIDLSAGAIGGAACVFSGQPLDTAKVKMQTFPTLYRGFIHCIASTYKQVGLRGLYQGTTPALMANIAENSVLFMSYGFCQQVIRFTAGLHSDAVLSDMHKACAGSVASIFSSLVLCPTELVKCRLQAMYEMEASGKIAKSQNTVWSVVKSIMRNEGPQGFFQGLTTTIAREVPGYFCFFGAYELCRTTFADYMKCDKDDIGVAPIVFSGGFGGACLWLVVYPMDCVKSRIQVMSMTGKQAGFFKTFMTIGRTEGVRALYSGLTPTMVRTFPANGALFLGYEASRKLMMKQFD; encoded by the exons ATGGCCCCACACCCGGTGGTCCAGGCTGTTATTGACCTCTCTGCAGGAGCCATAG GGGGAGCTGCATGTGTCTTTAGTGGGCAGCCACTGGACACAGCAAAGGTCAAGATGCAGACCTTTCCTACGCTGTACAGGGGTTTCATCCACTGCATCGCGTCTACCTACAAACAAGTGGGTCTGCGGGGCCTTTATCAGGGCACCACGCCGGCGCTGATGGCCAACATCGCAGAGAACTCTGTGCTATTCATGAGCTACGGCTTCTGCCAGCAGGTCATCCGCTTCACGGCCGGGCTGCACAGTGATGCCGTGCTGAG TGACATGCACAAAGCCTGTGCTGGCTCCGTAGCATCCATCTTCTCCTCGCTAGTGCTCTGCCCCACTGAGCTTGTCAAGTGTCGGCTGCAAGCCATGTATGAGATGGAGGCATCAGGAAAGATAGCCAAGAGCCAGAA cACAGTGTGGTCGGTGGTCAAATCCATAATGAGGAATGAGGGACCGCAGGGCTTCTTCCAGGGCCTGACCACCACCATCGCCAGAGAGGTCCCTGGTTACTTCTGCTTCTTCGGTGCCTACGAGCTCTGCCGCACCACCTTCGCCGACTAcatgaaatgtgacaaagacGACATAG gTGTGGCTCCGATCGTGTTCAGCGGTGGTTTCGGGGGTGCGTGCCTGTGGCTGGTGGTCTATCCCATGGACTGCGTCAAGTCTCGGATCCAGGTCATGTCTATGACAGGCAAGCAGGCGGGGTTCTTCAAAACCTTCATGACCATCGGCCGCACTGAAG GTGTGAGGGCACTCTACTCGGGTCTTACCCCCACCATGGTCCGCACCTTCCCGGCTAACGGAGCACTGTTCCTGGGTTACGAGGCCAGCCGGAAGCTCATGATGAAGCAGTTTGACTGA
- the tm4sf21a gene encoding transmembrane 4 L6 family member 1 has protein sequence MCTGKCSRCIAISLYPLAVISIICNIVLFFPDGDVKYAKDGHITEEVKYMGGLVGGGIMVLLPAFYIHLSGSQGCCGNRCGMFLSIAFAAVGVLGALYSFIVSVLGLHNGPLCKIGVFWETPFKTMEQNYLTDDKWWKLCTEPENIVQFNIGLFATLLATSSLQIILCAIQMINGLFGCLCGTCIDKGPL, from the exons ATGTGCACTGGAAAATGCTCCCGTTGCATTGCTATATCTCTGTACCCATTAGCAGTCATATCCATCATCTGCAACATAGTGCTGTTCTTTCCTGACGGGGATGTCAAGTACGCCAAAGATGGACACATTACTGAGGAGGTGAAATACATGGGGGGGCTCGTTGGGGGCGGTATAATG gtgttgcTTCCTGCATTTTACATCCACTTGAGTGGATCACAGGGGTGCTGTGGGAATCGCTGCGGG ATGTTCTTGTCAATTGCATTCGCCGCAGTGGGTGTGCTCGGTGCCCTGTACAGTTTCATTGTTTCAGTGCTCGGTTTGCATAACGGGCCCCTCTGCAAAATCGGCGTGTTTTGGGAGACACCGTTTAAAACCAT GGAGCAGAATTACCTGACTGATGACAAGTGGTGGAAACTATGCACAGAGCCTGAGAACATTGTGCAGTTCAACATTGGATTGTTTGCCACTCTGCTGGCCACAAGCAGCCTGCAGATAATTCTCTGTGCCATTCAAATGATCAACGGGCTCTTTGGCTGCCTGTGTGGAACCTGCATCGACAAAGGG CCGCTGTGA
- the LOC121617425 gene encoding transmembrane 4 L6 family member 5-like isoform X2 produces the protein MCTGKCSRCIAISLYPLVLLSIICNIVLFFPGGSVKYAKDGHITREVKYMGGLVGGGLLVLIPALYINLTGRQGCCGNRCGMFLSILLAAVGVAGGLYSFIVALAGVGNGPLCKYKDSWTTPFKKSNWTYLSDFELWADCIKPENVVMFNTTLFVTLIAASCVQMLLCAVQMINGLFGCLCGTCHDKEEA, from the exons ATGTGCACTGGAAAATGCTCCCGTTGCATCGCTATTTCTCTGTACCCATTAGTGCTCCTGTCCATCATCTGCAACATAGTGCTGTTCTTTCCTGGCGGGAGTGTCAAGTACGCCAAAGATGGACACATTACTCGGGAGGTGAAATACATGGGGGGACTCGTTGGAGGGGGTTTACTg GTGTTGATCCCAGCACTTTACATCAACTTGACTGGGCGGCAGGGTTGCTGCGGAAATCGCTGTGGG ATGTTCTTATCCatcctgctggctgcagtgggAGTGGCCGGCGGCCTGTACAGTTTCATCGTGGCCCTGGCCGGTGTGGGTAATGGGCCCCTCTGCAAATATAAAGACAGCTGGACAACACCTTTCAAAAAGAG TAACTGGACGTACCTGTCTGACTTCGAGTTGTGGGCAGATTGCATCAAGCCTGAGAACGTGGTGATGTTCAACACTACCCTGTTCGTCACCCTGATAGCGGCCAGCTGTGTGCAGATGCTGCTCTGCGCTGTTCAGATGATCAACGGCCTCTTCGGCTGCCTGTGTGGAACCTGCCACGACAAAGAG GAGGCATGA
- the LOC121617425 gene encoding transmembrane 4 L6 family member 5-like isoform X1 has protein sequence MCTGKCSRCIAISLYPLVLLSIICNIVLFFPGGSVKYAKDGHITREVKYMGGLVGGGLLVLIPALYINLTGRQGCCGNRCGMFLSILLAAVGVAGGLYSFIVALAGVGNGPLCKYKDSWTTPFKKSNWTYLSDFELWADCIKPENVVMFNTTLFVTLIAASCVQMLLCAVQMINGLFGCLCGTCHDKEVIKEA, from the exons ATGTGCACTGGAAAATGCTCCCGTTGCATCGCTATTTCTCTGTACCCATTAGTGCTCCTGTCCATCATCTGCAACATAGTGCTGTTCTTTCCTGGCGGGAGTGTCAAGTACGCCAAAGATGGACACATTACTCGGGAGGTGAAATACATGGGGGGACTCGTTGGAGGGGGTTTACTg GTGTTGATCCCAGCACTTTACATCAACTTGACTGGGCGGCAGGGTTGCTGCGGAAATCGCTGTGGG ATGTTCTTATCCatcctgctggctgcagtgggAGTGGCCGGCGGCCTGTACAGTTTCATCGTGGCCCTGGCCGGTGTGGGTAATGGGCCCCTCTGCAAATATAAAGACAGCTGGACAACACCTTTCAAAAAGAG TAACTGGACGTACCTGTCTGACTTCGAGTTGTGGGCAGATTGCATCAAGCCTGAGAACGTGGTGATGTTCAACACTACCCTGTTCGTCACCCTGATAGCGGCCAGCTGTGTGCAGATGCTGCTCTGCGCTGTTCAGATGATCAACGGCCTCTTCGGCTGCCTGTGTGGAACCTGCCACGACAAAGAGGTGATTAAG GAGGCATGA
- the LOC121616994 gene encoding mannose-P-dolichol utilization defect 1 protein-like, which yields MATSPVRELLVTYLMPEKCYEEIFVNFHMHVPCLKFVLNKISGFWILLDTLLAQLPQLLKILWTGSAAGLSLSSALLQLYAFSCPVVYAMANNFPPFAWGERLFTLAQTAAIIFLILHYRGDTLTGSLFLLAYSGAMFLLGSYAAAAVASVMQATSWAALIASKALQAGTNYCKGHTGQLSALSVFLSWAGSLGVVFVSLQQTGSSFTALSDTLSACLSCVLLVQAICCRSSTTTTEKKTQ from the exons ATGGCCACGTCTCCCgtcagagagctgctggttACATATTTAATGCCGGAGAAATGCTACGAGGAGATTTTCGTCAACTTCCACATGCACG TGCCTTGCCTCAAGTTTGTGCTGAACAAAATTTCCGGATTCTGGATCTTACTGGACACTTTGCTGG CTCAGCTACCACAGCTGCTGAAGATACTGTGGACAGGAAGCGCAGCGGGCCTGAGTCTGAGCTCcgccctgctgcagctgtatgCCTTCTCATGTCCCGTCGTCTACGCCATGGCCAACAACTTCCCGCCCTT CGCCTGGGGTGAGAGGCTCTTCACGCTGGCCCAGACAGCAgccatcatcttcctcatcctgcATTACCGTGGTGACACCCTCACAG GATCGCTGTTCCTCTTGGCTTACAGTGGTGCGATGTTCCTCCTGGGCTCATACGCAGCTGCAGCAGTCGCCTCAGTGATGCAGGCCACCAGTTGGGCAGCATTAATCGCAAGCAAG GCTCTCCAGGCAGGAACAAACTACTGTAAAGGCCACACAGGCCAGCTGTCCGCTCTGTCTGTGTTCCTGTCGTGGGCAGGCTCTCTGGGCGTCGTCTTCGTGTCTCTGCAG CAGACAGGAAGCTCATTTACTGCTCTGTCAGACACACTCTCAGCCTGTCTCAGCTGCGTCCTCCTGGTCCAGGCCATCTGCTGCCggagcagcaccaccaccactgaAAAGAAGACCCAGTAG